The Schistocerca gregaria isolate iqSchGreg1 chromosome 4, iqSchGreg1.2, whole genome shotgun sequence genome contains a region encoding:
- the LOC126267594 gene encoding uncharacterized protein LOC126267594 has translation MCSREKDVPALVSDAKGVADRRPAALVPSAAPSGPPLMTTSTMAMDLVDTVPETFKTALSVPLPDSEDESSTAPQPRGRSGKQKRRATAATSAVRSSPIEKRAKQDFAPDADGFVPARRTARHMQSSTTLPTAVANSFDALADAPDQLPRDPAPKKDSHLPPVVLQFRPPYGELQKLLRSWTTAVYTVKPAGRDLYRVILRTADDCRRVTQEASERRSACPRPRTEKPTCALCGGAHVASYRGCEVWKSAIARQCGQTPAPHPNKPETRRPGVSFAAETSGAPSAVPAASAAPAPAASDAVPIPEAPAPPPQLLVADPGTAFPGPSARPRPTNRLRGGQRPVGTQSSATSVERPQVDSPSESATPLPSSDGAAPAASTADLANLVAQLTALVTSATKLIEALSQQLTAAVPLASPAPTAVNTQQLHHGQR, from the exons atgtgcagccgcgagaaggacgtacctgcgcttgttagcgacgcgaagggtgtggcagatcgccgtccggccgcgcttgtgccgtcggcggccccatctggccccccacttatgacgaccagtactatggctatggatttggtgGACACAGTTCCGGAAACTTTTAAGACAGCGCTGTCTGTTCCGCTCCCTGATTCTGaggatgagagctccaccgcccctcagccacgcggacgaagtgggaaacagaagaggagggcaacagccgcgacgtccgctgttcgcagctcgccgatcgagaagagggccaagcaagatttcgcccctgacgctgatggttttgtcccggcccggcgcactgcaagacacatgcagtcatcgacgacgcttccaactgccgtcgccaattcATTCGACGcactcgctgacgcgccggaccagctgccgcgcgatcctgcgccaaagaaagactcccatctcccgccggtggtcctccagtttcggccgccctatggggaactgcagaagttgttgcgcagctggacaacggcagtgtatactgtgaagcctgccggacgagacctgtacagggtcatactccgaactgctgacgactgtcgccgggtcactcaggaggcgtctgagcgtc gaagtgcgtgcccccgtccgcgcactgagaagccgacttgtgcactctgtggcggtgctcacgtggccagctatcgtgggtgtgaggtatGGAAGAGTGCCATCGCTCGCCAatgtggccaaacaccagcgccacatCCGAACAAGCCAGAAACGAGACGGCCTGGCGTCTCTTTTGCGGCGGAAACGTCAGGGGCGCCttccgccgtcccggctgcgtcggctgctcctgctcctgccgcgtccgatgccgtgccgatacctgaggctcctgcgcctccaccacagctgctagtggcggacccgggtactgcctttCCCGGGCCGTCGGCCAGACCGCGCCCCACCAATCgcctgcgcgggggtcagcgccctgTGGGTACCCAGAGCTCAGCAACGTCAGTCGAGcggccccaggtggactctccaagcgagtcagccacgcctctcccttccagcgacggggccgcgccggctgcctccaccgctgacctggccaacctcgtcgcgcagctcactgccttggtgaccagtgctacgaaattgATTGAAGCCCTGTcacagcaactcaccgctgcagtgccgctggcctctccggccccgaccgctgtcaacactcagcagctgcaccatgggcagcgttag